The nucleotide window acaaggcatgtagtggatttacgactCGTGATCGCGATGTGAGGAACCGTAGTCTTTAGAGATGCACGATCTTTGGGAAAATTATGCAAAATCCTcagcagataccaaaatagttttctcagaggaagatactgtagaattctctgctgccatatttgccatctgtgatcgctgatttttcctttgaagttgcggataattatattttgtatggccaggctcatgacaacaataacaaatgactcctcttgagtcctgattagaactagcctctccattacgctgattacttatgttacctgtaattcctcctctacttcctcttctattaccctgttgtccatttggattacggctaataagagcactactggcaggctgtgaagattgagtactctctgtacgaaggacccatgtgaacgtttcatgcaaagaggaaatctcagaactggagagaatctgatatttagcagtctcatactctgaaggaaggcctgcaagaaaactcatgacggccagttgctcccgttgggcctgctgaactttcacatcaggattaaaaggcaacaatacattaagttcctcatatacccatttaaaatccataaaataagccgtgagagacttatcctctttctcagcacggtaaaatgccttacaaacatcataaatacgggagatattccctttactgaatctgagaaaatctaagtaatccatcaattccttaacaaattcacagtgattaattaaactaattacctcactatgaatcgagttccgaagctgcaaaagcaatcgagcatcctcccttagccaagtttgttatgtattatcagtgggtggatctttagtaaggtgatcatccttatcaatgctatgcaaatagaccctaacagtcttacttcactccagataattcgaaccattaagtttgtgttccgtgatcttagtcatcaccggaatcaaatcagaaataacattcttattgtctgccatttgttgaaacaaagaaaactaaccgaaatgctaatccaaagtgcttatagcagcaaaataacccaaaatcacaaatcaagcaaatactgaaataggatctgagagccaaacctcagaagtcctttaatggtgtactggatcaggcaatagcacacagtggtggaatgagggggttgaggcgacgctgGCGATGTTGATCAGGGTCGAAACGGCCGGTCGACGGCCAAAGTCTCTCCTGAGTttggtagtgagaacaaatagtcaccctagattgatgacctgctctgataccatgtagaaagagatgattctcccttgatttcaattaatctgtacatgggtatatatatacaattgattcctataattgtgttctactaattaagaagaaatcctaaataataaatcctaaataggaatacagaatacagaatatacagagaaataatatagtgatttgactttccataacacaccTCAAGCCACTTTAATGTTTTAATAATTATTGCAACTTTATCTGGTGAGCTTTGCTTGGGCCCTTCTGCTTTTGGATGATGTAAATGCAAGATGCTCATTTTACGACCATTAGAACACACTCTGAAGAACAAGCATAAGCATTCATATTAATACCTCAAGATCACTTGGCAAGGaacttacctttttttttttttagcaatctTTGATAGTCGTGGAGCTCTAGCTTCTCCAAAACAAGATATACACCTGATCTAAGAAAActagaaagaaaaatgaaaaacttGGCAGTTGGCTTTTACTCCACTAATTATATTGCATTAGTTAATCATGCAAGCAGATATGAAATGTACCGGTCTTCATGCTCCAGCAGGGCATTTTGAAGAAGTCAGAGATCACCCCTTTTTAAAGCTTGAACAACATTCCTGTAGCGTCAACTAAAACCATTGCTTCTTAGATAGGTGCAATACAATTACATGAAGTTCAGAGCACATGGATGCTTGTAAGACACTTAAAGAGTTGACCCCAAACATTCAAATTTCTAAAGTAACATATCATCCATATGTTGGTGATTTGTTCCTTTGTCTCTGATCACTCGTCAACATGTTTATTGAGTATAATACATTAACAACACACATCCCCACATATATAAACAATTTTTTGTGAACGCAAGAAGGAATACAGTATTGCTTATTTACAAAGCCAAGACAAAATGAACAATTCGAGTGTTAGGCTCACCTCAACTAGGTTATACTTATCCAGGAGCCAGTCTTTTAGGCAAGATGCCTATTGAAAGCTTCACAATATCAGATATTTTAGAATCATCCTGATCTaccaaagaaaaagaaattgtTAGCTAGAAAATGCAACATTATTAAACTacacaaaaaaaaagaaagttcaAAATGAGTAAGCATGCAAACTTAACCAATGATGACAAAATGTAGTTTAACCAATGATAACAAAATGTAGTTCCAATTTGCCTCATTATGGACATATAGAAGTGACTCATCCAAAAAAGATTATTTTGGTTTGATGGTTCCAAAATATATGCCCATTTTCACCAAGTCAAAAAATTTTTTAGAATGGTGATGCAGTCCAAGAAGACTCAATTTAGTAGTCATGTTAAACTTTCATTGCAAAATTAGGAAGTTTAGAGTTCTATTATTTAggaattctattattattatttaggaaTATTAGGTTTACTATTTTCCTAGTTTGAGTTTGTTTAGTATTCCTAATTTGTTTtggtttaatatttataattagttaccaACAGTACTAGTTGATAAACTATGTCTAGGTATTTTACTTGAGAGAGTTTATTAAGATATTATTGTTGACATCTAATAAAATTTGTGAATTTTTGTCTTctttatttgagaatttgtttatcaAGAGAATGTGTTTCTTTATCAATTGAGAATTTGTTTCTCACCCCATTACTCTACTGGTTCTGCATCAATTGGTTTTCGTGTTCTACCCCTCATTAACTCTACAATAAAATGTTAGATTaatcataaattttatatattttccaGGCAAAACTATTTTAAATAAAGAAACTAATGTCATTCTTTATAGAGGTGTACAAAAGGAAAAAAGGAATGGAGAATGTAATTTGGCATAATATTAATTATGTTTACTTCAACTATGTGAAAGATTAAAGGTGACAACCTTTTTGGTCCAGTGGGAGAATGTTATGGACGCATCATTCATTGGGTTCCTAGATGGACTTCCGCTGGCAGCATCCTTATTAGTTatactttatttattatttttccctTCCTACTTATGTTTTAACTAATATTTCCTTTCTAGTATAACTCCTACTGGTTTGGAATTCCTATTACTAGTAGGATTCAATAAATTTTGTATAAACCTCTCTTATAATTAGAAAAAGGGTCActtgaattaataaaattatgcaaaactattttcaattaaattgagATCTGGACTCTCTCTTATCCAACAAATCTAAAGTTAAAGTTAGAGCTCCTTTTTAACGAGATCGCATTTTCAGTAACAACAAGTCAAGGAAAGGATCAAGGTAAAGCAAAAGTTTTACCTTTTGAATCAGATTTCACTATCAACGGGCCTATGACGAGATCCTGGGCACAAGAACATAACATAAAAAGTATTACTAGAACACAGTTTCGCCAATTATAAAGAAATGCTGATAAAAGCATCATTTTAGGACAAATATTCCAAGACAACAATAAAGATTTGTTGCAAAGAAACCACTCAGTGTCATAGCCCAGCAATAATCTCCATCAAAAAGTTTTCAAGTTCAAATCCTACTCGGTGGTGCAGGAGAGTTAAGGCAAGAAGGAGAACTACCCCTCATTTTGTAGCTCATTCAGTATTTCAATGTGTCAAAAACAAGGTTTCATCATCATGCAGACAGTAGACATAAATATACGCAGCAAGCACACCTGAATCAAACCTTATATTTGCTTTGTTGTGGGGGTTGAGTGCATTAAGGCACATGATAATTTATGATCAGCCTGCCAGATCACATACAATAGCAAATTTAATGAATAAATATAAGTAAGAAACTTCAATGTTTAATTCTTATGCTTTTGCAAGCATAATAAGATAGGGAAATAATCAAATATTTTACCCAAAAAAACATCACATGCAATAATAACATTCCAAGCATTAACTTCCATCCAAAGAAAAAGGAATAATTTGCTATTACGCAGCTCTGACCTTATCTCCCTTAGGGAACTCCTCAAAATAAAAAATTCGAGCAGTTTCAATACTCCTTATTACACTTCGGCAAAGATGAACTGTTCCAAGCTGCAAAGCAGTAAATGTTAGATTTCTTGATGTAACTTAGGCTAATCGAGCTTTCTTATAACCCCCTTCCCCCAACAACCACCAAAAAAACCCTGTGTTGGATGATACAATCCATTTTTGGAAATTTGATACAGTTTAAAAATCAAGGAGATAGAAACATTATACAACATAACAATCAGAGAGAAGCTGGCTTAAGGCATCACCTTGAAGAAGATTTTGAACAATTGGCAAGTCGCGTATTACGCTCCCACACGTTTTGAACCTTTTCCCTataaatttacaagcccaattaaaAAGTTAGCAGTGAGAAGATAAAAACTTTTTTCCATCAAAATGCAACATTTTGTGCATACACAGTGAAAAGACTTGCCATAATATCGGGAATAAATAAACATACAGCAAGAACGCCAAACACTTTCATGAGGAATGATCCGGCACCCTTCAATTTTTCCTGCGATTTTCCAATCGAAGCCAGTTCCTTATCAGCCTACAAATATGACAGTGATACTTAAGTTACAGCAAAAACTGCATTCACTAATTGAAAAATTGCTGAGATTAAGTATACCCTCTctgcaagaaccctaatttcataAGCAACTACATACAAAGCCTCCATAGCCCAAGCCGATTCCCAACTTCGAAACTCCTGAATAAAGGCACTGCATTCCCAGCAGTGAGACACACAAATGCTCTAATTAATCGTAAAAACTAAAATAATGCAGTACAATTAACAAGTTTGGTGAATTCAAAGTacgaaattgaaaaaaaaaattaaaatcaatacttGGCAGCTTTTTCCAAGGCGGAGTAAGTATCGAACAGGTTCCCAACTCAATAACTTCGCAGAGAGCGGAAAAGAGAAGCTGTCCTTTCCCCAAATTGATAGTACTTGTCCGATTGCTTAGTCAATCTATTAGCGTCTCAGAAGACGATGAGAGCGTCAGCGAGGCTAGCAGAGAAGGAGAATTGAAGGAGAAAAAGAGGAGGTGTTTTGCGTGAAGCTCCGTCTTGTGAGAAAACCGCGTCGAATAAGCGGTTAAGGTAGTCCGTTATTCTTCGGTGTGCCTCCCCCATGCTGAGGTCAGCCATTCTCTGGTTGACGAAATCAGATGGATCCAACAATGTCTTAATGAAGTTCATGAATCCTTCTCCTTCTCCTCCCCATGTGATCTAGAGCAGAGCTTTTTTTTTTCACTTGTGTTCTGCGGGCTTGTACATGGTTCTCGGTCCGAACCGACTGGAATTGAGCCATATTAAATTGATAAGCATcacattaaattgaaattattttaatattttaattttattttatttttttatttaaaattaaattaaaattacatcaaattaaaatcatatttatatatttttttataaattttttaaatatattatatatttttaatataattatttatatttatatatgcatatagaattataaattaaatataacttaatattatattttatttttttaataattttaattataaatacattacatcactttataatttttaattataaatataatattatattgtatATGTcagtttataattatatttacatttcataattaaatattaaaatatattatataatatattattatattacataatatatttaatcttaaattatatatatacttataattaaatattatataatttaaaaaaattaaaatatatatattatataatatattatttattaataacctaattcaaaacttaaatactaattagatataattttttaaagaaataattatataaaattattttaaaagtcGAGAATGGAACCGAAACcgtattaaattgaattaaaattaaaaaatagaaaatcgtatcaaattaaaagtaaaataataaaaaataatatctaaattttGATTCGATTTCAGTTTCTATATAAACTCTGAACTGAATCAAAACTCTATCCCTAGTGTTCAGTTCTAACTAGAATTATCACACAATTTAaaataggggtgagcattcggttcaaaccaaaccgaaccgaattaaattataaaaatcaaaccgtaaattttagaaaccgaacctaaccgaaatggatgaaaaatcaaatcgaattgaaCCGTTCTATTTTAGTTCGATTTGGTTTAAatcgatcggtttgattttttattaattttttaatttagacttgattttcaagctatttggtctaattttaactttggtttgaacctaataaccattaattaatgaaattaaataattaatatatatatatataattaaatataattcataaattttttataaaaataaatcaattcaaaaatcgattcggttcgatttagtttgatttgactatataaattactatttggttctatttaactgattttttctcttcaaaaccgaaccgaaccgaaataaccgaaatttttataatgtaaaatcgaaccgagccgattgaattttaaaactgaacgAATTAAACCGAATTGACTTGGTTTAtctcgatttttcggtttaaaccgaattctgctcagcctTAATTTAAAACACATAATTCAATTgaatactatttaatttttcatattttaactACAATTTAGTTTCTActattaaaattacaattaagtcatcattaattttaacattaacgatcaaaatattttttattgtatttttatatGAAACAATTTAACTTTTGAGATTTGATAAAATCTACAAATTAGTCTATATAAATTGTAACTAttgaaaatatgaattaattaactcAAAgtctttgaaaattttgattaattataaatttatttatatattttataaaatgatccctaaatattataattaattataaataaacctatatttttgtaattaataaataCATAAGGGTTAATTTGTAAATAGTTACAATTATTAAAGTttgaataattactttaattatgaaATCTTTAGGTATTTTTTATAAAGAGTCATatgttaaatataataaaatgttgttaaaattttaattttttacaaattcaatttttagtagaaTTTAATGAACCAAAAAATCATGAATATAGTATATAATGATAttagaaatttttaattatttaataataatgaatctgttttttttttcaaaaagttGTTAATTAATAAAAGAACTTACTGTATAAAAACAATTAAAttgttatttaattaatataaaatatatttatattcacTAATGGTTCATTGATATTATCTGCCTAAAATTgagtaaaatgaataaaaatttcaaTGTGATAGGTAACGTGTTAACGCTCCGTCAAAGAGGTAAACCAAGTAGAAAAATGCTCGGACAACCGAATCTGAGTATAAGAATGTTCGGTCAACTAGACAAAGCAAAAGAGTGTTAAGAAAATTGATGAGGCATAGACATTCGCTCAATAAGGTGAGCATCCAAGCCGAGCATCAATTGTATCGAATATTAACAATGTTAGTCACTGATAAGATCGAATTTTTATAAGGAAATCTCGAAATATTAACTAAACATTTGAAATTTATACGAATAGTTATATCACTATTTAGCCCTTTAGTCCATAAAAATGAGAAACAAtcattaattatatatgtttaaTCTACATATCTTTATTGAATCTACTGCTATTCATCTTTATCTACTCTCAATCCACATTATTAATTTGAGCATCTAAGTGACTAACTAGTAAGCCGCTGGCCTCACTTTATCTCTTACTTTTTAAGTTTACTTAGAACTTGAACTAATTTTTAGAAGTTCATAATAGTATCATTCATATAAtagtatattaaaaataaataaataattttttataataatttatataaatacaatcccataagaaattaaaaaatttaatattttcttcACGTTAAATTTAGAGATATACTTCTtgatagaaaagaattgttactattcaaaatattaattttgttgaatataatattatataaattaaaaaaaagaaataatatgaataatattaatattaacatatttaaaaatatataaatttactaAATTTTATCTTTAATATACAGAgtgaaatttttttaatataaatgctGTCAATGCTTGATTGGCTAAGTCTAATTCATTTTTTTCTTAGGATATGAATTAAATCGAACTAAAGTCAATGATATATCAAGttcaacttttattttttttaagaaaataatttgaaaaaatttcCAACCATTGGATCGTCTCAACTTAGATCGAACTCAAACCATTCTTGAATGGATCGAGGAATGGCAACGAGTAAAGTGGAATGAGAATTGCTTCCTCGTTTCCGCCTTGCCCAGTTAAGGATCGGAATCAAATGAGAACTTCTCAATAAGAGAGAGCAAACTTcccagagattttttttttatatatattattttaatttattattatataatataaatttaattaataataataaattaaaatttaaaaatacaagtttcgaaaataattttaataatatataatttttattaaaattataacattTTAAGTACTtaaatatatgaaaataaattaattgaaaaaaataattatctaaTTGGGTTTTGAAGGTTCGAGACAAGAGACCTTCTCGGGGTCAAATCGAGATCAGAAATAATTGTTATCTATAAATCAACCCTTTGCaatttgatttatgatttaaCCGATCACAGCTTGAAATGtctatttatatattttgaaatttaTCATGTTTATAATAAGATTGAGAGAGTGCTAGCCAAACAGATTtgacttttataaaaatattaatcaatatttttttattataaatataccAACACACAATTgtggaataaaaagaaaatagtGAAAAATTTTAACATATAATTTCAcaacaaataattattttaatatataaatttagtgtgtattataaaataaaataaaataaaataaaatttaatttatttttgtattttttagagatatttaatttaatttatttttaattttttattcaatctaatttttttttattttttgtttaaatttaaattgactCAATTCATATGCACgcgttattttttataattaattcaattaaatatcaaaaatattatttttattatttaatattattaattaaaatgaaagtatgaaaaaatattatttttatattttcattaattaattaaaaataaattaattaaattgaaaataataaaaaatattttattttcatataattaactaaaattaaaaattatgattataattaattttaattatttaaaataaaaaaatattattttatattttcattttcttaattaaaattagaaaattataataaaaaaattaaaaaattataatcaaataaaataaaaaataaaaaatattatttttttttcatattattaattaatattaaaaagttaaatgtaaaaaattaaataattataattatttaattaacattaaaaaatattttataattatttaaaaatattaactaagtaattaatattaaaaaaaaaaaaaaaactgatgcACCAAGTAGTGTGAGTTACATATTGGATTAAATTGAACATAAACTAAAATTAGAAacgtgaaattaaattaaaggctaaaaataaattaaattagatatttttaaaaaatagaagaGACAAATTGAGTTTATTTTCAATATAAAATTATTGTACATTATgacttaatttataataaattattttaaaaaaatttaattaaattagcataaaatcataattaatttttattatgaaaattttttaaattaaaaaattaattaaattaaatttttataaaattctacAATTTGTTTCAAATAAGGGTATGGATAATATTAAACCAATGAAATTTGAATTtgcaaatttaaatttaaatcaagaaaagaaagaaaataaatttaaatttgcaaatcatgaaagaaagaaaattggagttaTAGATTTCAAATACCAAGTTAATTTGGACTAATTATTAGATATATTAGGTTAATTATTAAATACATTAGaaacattaattaaaaattaacaaatATATAATGTGTAAATGAGTTGCACAATTAAAATGTATATAATGTGTAGATGAGTTACacattaaaatgtaatataaataataaataatacgtAAATGAGTTACACATTATAAAATGTATATAATGTGTAGATGAGTTacgtaatttatttttattgaatattacaaaattttgtatttagttataatttttattaaaatgttgaaaattatatatttataaataaatatatattattaatttaatattataataaaaaaataaaataattttttaaaaaatatttttatttataaataaggtttaatatttaaattttcaatagTGAACAGGTCCCTGAAACACGCAATAATTTCTTGTACATGATATTATCCCGTCGTCCGTCGCCAATtgtttcttccatttttttttaatacatttattatttatattacatttttgtcTTCATCTCCTCTTCAATCGCCCAGCCCATTTCATTTGAGCAAGTCATTGACTCCTTCCTCTCCTGATAGCCCCCTTCTACCATCTCTCTTGCAGCCTCCACAACCCTTTCATCTCACTCCATTTCTGGTTCAATTCGCTATCTTTCAAGTAAAGTTTTGTCTTCTTCAATTCCCCTTTCCCCTTCGAAccagagaagagaaaagaaagagaagatcTTTCTCTGCACTGGTTTGaagttttagtttttttttaatcatgggtTCTGTTCCGGCTTTGAATTCCACAAAGCCTACGCAGATACCAACTCAAGAAGAAGACTCACAGAACCCATCCACTGCTCTTCTTTCTTTCGACACTGATTCCTCTGATCCCTCCAATCCTCCTCGGAAACACACCACCACCATCATCTTCATCTCTCTCCTCCTCATCACCTGCATTGCTCTCTCTGCTGCCTCCGCCTTCGCTTTCCTCTTCTTCTCCTCTGCTTCGTCTTCTTCTTCGACGCCTGCGCAGAAATCTTCTCATCTCGAAACAACATCCCGTCCGTTAACAAAGCTTAATCGCTCTGTGGTGCTCTTGATTTCTTCCGATGGGTTTAGGTTCGGGTATCAATTCAAGACTCCAACGCCCAACATCCACCGTTTGATCGCCAACGGGACTGAGGCCGAGACGGGTTTGATTCCGGTATTTCCTACTCTTACTTTCCCTAACCATTATTCTATTGTTACTGGGCTTTACCCTGCTTATCATGGCATTATCAACAACCATTTTATTGATCCACTCACTGGTGAATTCTTTACTATGGGGAGCCACGAGCCCAAATGGTGGCTTGGTGAGCCACTCTGGGAGACTGTGGCCAATCATGGGTTAAGGGCAGCTACCTATTTTTGGCCTGGGTCTGAGGTCCATAAAGGTTCTTGGAATTGCCCTGAAGAGTTTTGTATGTTCTATAATGGTTCGGTTCCATTTGAGGAACGGGTCGATAAGATTTTGAGCTATTTTGATTTGCCTAGCGCTGAAATTCCTCTTTTTATGACACTGTATTTTGAAGATCCTGATCATCAGGGCCACCAGGTTGGTCCTGATGATCCAGAGATAACTGAAGCTGTTGCTGGAATTGATAGGATGATTGGGAGGTTGATTAATGGGCTAGAAAAGAGAGGGGTTTTTGAGGACGTCAATATTATTATGGTGGGCGATCATGGCATGGTTGGTACATGTGATAAGAAGTTGATATTTCTGGATGATTTGGCCTCATGGATCGATATTCCAGCTGAATGGGTGCTGTCCTATACTCCAGTGCTCTCAATTCGTCCCCCTCATGGTGTGGCACCATGGAGCGTTGTTGGGAAGATGAACGAAGGATTGCGGTCAGGAAAAGTTAATAATGGAAAGCATTTGAAGTTGTATCTTAAGGAGGAGCTGCCTAGTAGGCTTCATTATTCAGCAAGCGACAGAATTCCACCAATAATAGGGCTGCTTGAAGAGGGTTTTAAGGTGGAGCAGAAGAGAACAAAAAGACAAGAATGTGGAGGAGCACATGGTTATGACAATGCAGTTTTCTCCATGAGGACTATCTTCATTGGTCATGGTCCAGAGTTTGCTAGGGGACGAAAGGTGCCATCTTTTGAGAATGTTCAGATATACAACTTGGTTACTTCAATTCTCAAGATACAGGGCGCTCCCAATAATGGGTCTCTAGAATTCCCGAGGTCTGTTCTTTTGCCTTCTCCCAAGTAAACATCTCCTAACCAGTTCCCAAGTTGTCTCACCTTCTCAAAAGAGGTGCAGTTGGGCTGGGCAATTTTATTGTGACCCCACATGAGCATATATTCCGCATGAAGGATGGTTGTGAATTTATATGTTATGGCGGTTATATCACTTATGGTTGTTGAAGGTAATTGATTAGCATTGATCCTTGAGGTTGTTGATCGTGCCCTTCATCTGTTGTGAGCTGATGATATCTGAGTGGAACCTAGTATGTAAAATTATTAAATGTGTACTTTTGTAGCTTGCTATTTTGGGTTTTATTTAGCCAGAACTAAAAGCAATTAAGTGACCCCTTCCTGGTTTTAGGGATTCTTAGCTTTACTGTTTTTACAGTGCAGATAACAGATGCATAACTAGGACCAGGATATGCTTTATTTTCGAATGAGCCTGACTTTTGGCAGGTGGTTTGATTCTTAGAATTTGAGTGCTTGTTGTAATAATAACTTTTGCTAGCCAAAAGAAAAATTGCAGAAAACCAATTCGGCCCAAGTTCCCAAGTTCAGTGAGTTTTCATTCTAGCAAATTACCTATACTATTTCTTGTACTGTTCTGCTAATGTTGGTGTCAGCAGATTGAGTAGGTGTGAGTCTAGTCTCTTTACAGTATACACCTAATTGTTCAGCAGCACATAGGTTTTCCTTGTATGATCAACTTACCCATTCTAACATTAGATCATATGAATAGATGATAAAACTTGTTCACTTTCAGGTTATGGAAATATTGTTATTGAAGAATCTAAAATTGAGGAGTAGCATTTAGTTGTGATAATAGATTCTAGGTGACTGCCTTGTTGATTTCTTTTCTTCCAACTTAAAAGTAATCCTGTTTGTGGATAAAATTGTTGTAGTATGCAGCCTCAAAAGCAGGATTATTTTGAAGTTCACTTAATTATTTGCACAcaacttctttctttctttcctcttgtgtgtgtgtgtgtgtatgtatatgtatatatatatatatatatatatatatatatatatatatatatatatatatatatatatatacacatatacacacacacacacacacaaaatgtAAAGGATTCTTCTTTTGTGGAATCCATCTTTGATGGAACTACTGGTGCTTAATTAGGTCAAGAACTTTTGTATTTGTCATTCAAAGGTTTATGAAATTGTGATCACCAAGGAAAGGTGCTAATTTTATCAGCAAGATCAACTCATAACTCTCTTGTTTTCCGGTGCTTGAATGCTAAGTATTGTTCTTGTTTTATGTGTATTAGACTTTGCGAGTCTTGTTGTTGAGGTGAGCATGAAAAGGTCTTCTGCATCAAAGTTCAGTTGtcattagaaatcaaatacatGTTTCTTTCTTTACCTACATGGCAATATCTGTGTTTGTATTTTC belongs to Hevea brasiliensis isolate MT/VB/25A 57/8 chromosome 4, ASM3005281v1, whole genome shotgun sequence and includes:
- the LOC110639601 gene encoding uncharacterized protein LOC110639601, giving the protein MGSVPALNSTKPTQIPTQEEDSQNPSTALLSFDTDSSDPSNPPRKHTTTIIFISLLLITCIALSAASAFAFLFFSSASSSSSTPAQKSSHLETTSRPLTKLNRSVVLLISSDGFRFGYQFKTPTPNIHRLIANGTEAETGLIPVFPTLTFPNHYSIVTGLYPAYHGIINNHFIDPLTGEFFTMGSHEPKWWLGEPLWETVANHGLRAATYFWPGSEVHKGSWNCPEEFCMFYNGSVPFEERVDKILSYFDLPSAEIPLFMTLYFEDPDHQGHQVGPDDPEITEAVAGIDRMIGRLINGLEKRGVFEDVNIIMVGDHGMVGTCDKKLIFLDDLASWIDIPAEWVLSYTPVLSIRPPHGVAPWSVVGKMNEGLRSGKVNNGKHLKLYLKEELPSRLHYSASDRIPPIIGLLEEGFKVEQKRTKRQECGGAHGYDNAVFSMRTIFIGHGPEFARGRKVPSFENVQIYNLVTSILKIQGAPNNGSLEFPRSVLLPSPK
- the LOC110653167 gene encoding enhanced ethylene response protein 5-like, with amino-acid sequence MNFIKTLLDPSDFVNQRMADLSMGEAHRRITDYLNRLFDAVFSQDGASRKTPPLFLLQFSFSASLADALIEFRSWESAWAMEALYVVAYEIRVLAERADKELASIGKSQEKLKGAGSFLMKVFGVLALGTVHLCRSVIRSIETARIFYFEEFPKGDKDLVIGPLIVKSDSKDQDDSKISDIVKLSIGILPKRLAPG